Proteins found in one Amphiprion ocellaris isolate individual 3 ecotype Okinawa chromosome 22, ASM2253959v1, whole genome shotgun sequence genomic segment:
- the LOC111587687 gene encoding TNFAIP3-interacting protein 3-like: MSLHENPMDRLNRRPDNKPTHRLYPSLPNTDRYEFCLPLRSTGDNLQSELHPESLPGDTQPEGSNPSSDVRMKAQILLLEEQRQELLSINERWAKEYRTMVQYYKEKVQSLTALQQHEHLEHYEEGEKHVTLYKKIQFKPVKDRQNTQTGEVELLRAEKEAKELRVQNNTLTRRGQHQHEEIRRLNKALQEALQSSQPLDCSSETLQDIWKHQAEVYKEDFLKERKDRERLKDKYLELEKKFRKVHNELHVLKSQVTRTQQPQPLLQCACTNRVKCANWEGRPVKQHHIQLQRRYTLDNK, from the exons ATG tCTCTGCATGAAAACCCAATGGACAGGCTGAACAGAAGACCAGACAACAAACCAACCCACAGACTGTATCCATCACTGCCAaacacagacag GTATGAGTTTTGTTTGCCTCTTCGCTCCACTGGAGACAATCTCCAATCAGAGCTTCACCCTGAGAGTCTGCCAGGAGACACGCAG CCAGAGGGTTCGAATCCCAGCAGTGATGTCAGGATGAAAGCACAGATTCTTCTCTTGGAGGAGCAGAGACAAGAA CTGCTTTCTATTAATGAGAGATGGGCTAAAGAATACAGGACAATGGTGCAGTATTACAAAGAAAAG GTTCAAAGTTTAACAGCCCTGCAGCAGCACGAACACCTTGAACATTAcgaagaaggagaaaaacacgtcacattatataaaaaaatccaattcaagccagtgaaagacagacagaacacACAG ACAGGAGAAGTCGAGTTACTCCGAGCAGAAAAGGAAGCTAAAGAGCTGCGAGTGCAGAACAACACATTGACCCGCAGAGGGCAGCATCAGCACGAAGAGATCAGACGGCTGAACAAG GCCTTACAGGAGGCTCTGCAGAGCTCTCAGCCTCTCGACTGCAGCAGTGAAACGCTGCAAGACATCTGGAAACATCAG GCTGAAGTCTATAAGGAAGACTTTCTGAAGGAGCGTAAGGACAGAGAGAGGCTGAAGGACAAGTATCTGGAACTGGAGAAGAAGTTTAGAAAAGTCCACAACGAGCTGCACGTCCTCAAGTCTCAG GTGACTCGGACTCAACAGCCTCAGCCTCTTCTCCAGTGCGCCTGCACAAACCGAGTCAAATGTGCAAACTGGGAGGGTCGACCAGTAAAACAGCACCACATCCAGCTACAGAGGCGATACACTCTGGATAACAAATAG
- the LOC111587683 gene encoding F-box/LRR-repeat protein 7: protein MGANNGKQYGSEGKGSSSISSDISSSTDHTPTKAPKNVATTEGLDSSTRTLSTPSPGLILPSKSSSLSSPALSSNGHETNSSSSSSAPAETVAVIHPQPGTHTRSRQKSHHLAPIDLLPDHTLLQVFSHLPTNQLCRCARVCRRWYNVAWDPRLWGTVRLTGELLHADRAIRVLTHRLCQDTPNVCLTLETVMVNGCKRLTDRGLHVVAQCCPELRRLEVAGCYNISNEAVFEVVSRCPNLEHLNLSGCSKVTCISLTQEASLQLSPLHGQQISIHYLDMTDCFSLEDEGLRTIASHCPRLTHLYLRRCTRLTDEALRHLALHCPSIRELSLSDCRLVGDFGLREVARLEGCLRYLSVAHCTRITDVGMRYVARYCPRLRYLNARGCEGLTDHGLSHLARSCPKLKSLDVGKCPLVSDSGLEQLAMYCQGLRRVSLRACESVTGRGLKALAANCCELQLLNVQDCEVSPEALRFVRRHCRRCVIEHTNPAFY, encoded by the exons ATGGGTGCGAACAATGGAAAACAGTATGGAAGCGAGG GTAAAGGGAGCTCAAGCATCTCCTCTGACATAAGTTCGAGCACAGATCACACACCAACTAAAGCTCCGAAGAATGTGGCTACCACCGAAG gTTTAGACTCCAGTACGAGGACGCTGAGCACCCCCAGCCCAGGTCTGATCCTCCCCTCCAagtcctcctctctgtcctcgcCCGCCCTCTCCAGCAACGGCCATGAGACCAACTCTTCATCCTCGTCTTCTGCTCCCGCCGAGACGGTCGCCGTCATCCACCCTCAGCCCGGCACTCACACCCGCTCCAGGCAGAAAAGCCACCACCTGGCGCCCATCGACCTCCTCCCCGACCACACCCTGCTGCAGGTCTTCTCCCACCTCCCCACCAACCAGCTATGCCGCTGTGCTCGGGTGTGCCGCCGCTGGTACAACGTGGCGTGGGACCCGAGGCTGTGGGGCACCGTCCGGCTAACGGGGGAGCTGCTTCACGCCGACCGGGCCATCAGGGTGCTCACCCACCGGCTGTGCCAGGACACCCCGAACGTGTGCCTGACCCTGGAGACGGTGATGGTCAACGGCTGCAAGAGGCTCACCGACCGGGGGCTGCACGTGGTGGCCCAGTGCTGCCCCGAGCTGCGACGCCTGGAGGTCGCCGGCTGTTACAACATCTCCAATGAGGCTGTGTTCGAGGTGGTGTCCCGCTGCCCCAACCTGGAGCACCTGAACCTCTCAG GCTGCTCCAAAGTGACATGCATCAGTCTCACCCAGGAGGCCTCCCTCCAGCTGTCCCCCCTGCACGGCCAGCAGATCTCCATCCATTACCTGGACATGACCGACTGCTTTTCCCTCGAGGATGAGGGTTTGCGAACTATCGCCTCCCACTGCCCCCGCCTCACGCATCTGTATTTGCGCCGCTGCACCAGACTAACGGACGAAGCGTTGCGCCACTTGGCCCTCCACTGCCCTTCGATACGGGAGCTTAGCCTCAGTGACTGCCGCCTGGTGGGGGATTTCGGCCTGCGCGAAGTCGCCCGTCTGGAGGGCTGCCTGCGCTACCTGAGCGTGGCCCACTGCACCCGCATCACTGACGTAGGAATGCGCTACGTGGCCCGCTACTGCCCGAGACTGCGCTACTTGAACGCGAGGGGTTGCGAGGGGCTCACGGATCACGGCCTGAGCCACTTGGCCAGGAGCTGCCCCAAACTCAAGTCCCTGGACGTGGGCAAATGCCCGCTGGTGTCGGACAGCGGGCTGGAGCAGCTGGCCATGTACTGCCAAGGCCTGCGGCGAGTCAGCCTCAGAGCCTGCGAGAGCGTGACGGGCCGAGGACTCAAAGCTCTGGCGGCCAACTGCTGCGAGCTGCAGCTTCTCAACGTGCAGGACTGCGAGGTGTCGCCGGAGGCCCTGCGCTTCGTCAGGCGCCACTGCCGGCGCTGCGTCATCGAGCACACAAACCCCGCTTTCTACTGA